One Paenibacillus sp. SYP-B4298 genomic window, AATGCACAAGGCTTCAGCCGATGCCCCGACCTATTACCAGACGGCCTATGACAATACAATCATGCTCATGGAAAAATCAAAGCTTTCCATCTACGAGGCAGTCGGCTCTACATCTCCATACCTCAAGCGGCTTCATACCCTAAGCACAGCGAACCTGAACAACAAGGAGAACTTTCTGTACGAGGGCGAAGGAATCGTCTATTATGGGGATAAAAACAAGCTTCAACGGCTCAATCTGGCCCATCCGCCAGTTCGCGTCTACATAAACGGAGAGAAAGCATCGCTCGGCGCGTCGCCGCAAGCCATTAACGGCACGCTGATGGTTCCGCTGCGCGGCACCGTTGAAGCGCTCGGCGGCTCCATCAAGCGCCTGGATGCTACAGTGACGGTTACGGTGGGCGATAACAAGGTCATGATGACGGTCGGCAAGAAGACGGCAATGGTCAATGGCAATCCGCAACAGCTAGCCGCGGCGCCTGTAGAGCGCGGAGGACATACGCTGGTGCCGCTGCGTTTCCTGAGTGAAGCGCTCGGCGCGAAGGTAAAGTGGGATCAAGCGGCAGGCACCGTGCATATCGATCTGTCATAGACTGTGCTTGCTGAAGGCTCTGGCCTGATTGCCGCTTGGCATCTGAAGCCAGGCGTCTGAAACCAGACGCCTGCAGCCCTAGCCATATGTGCTATGCTAAAAGTCATTGCAGTGCCTTAATTGTCGCTCGCTGCCGATAATTAAGGCAAAATGGTTAATTATGTCCAACAACATGACCTGTCACAACTATAATCGCTTATGATGGTAACAAGACATCGCAAGCATAACCTGACAGTACCGTACCTATCGGTTCATTCTCTGACTAGAAGCGGCTGTCTGTTCGACGGGAGGTCACTCGTATGCAAATGGCAATTACACTTCTTATTCTCGCCGGCTCCGCCGTCTTCTTCATGAGCGGCAGAGTGCGCTCCGATCTGGTCGCAATCTGCGCCCTGCTCCTGCTGCTGCTGAGCGGCATTCTGGAGCCTGCCGAGGCACTATCCGGCTTCTCCAATTCGGTCGTCATTATGATGATCGGATTGTTTATCGTCGGCGGAGGCATCTTCCAGACTGGCCTAGCGAAGATGATCAGCAGCCGGCTGCTCAAGCTCGCGGGCAACAGTGAGCTGAAGATGTTTCTCGTCGTTATGCTGGCGACCGCCTTCATCGGCGCCTTCGTCAGCAACACGGGCACCGTTGCGCTGATGCTGCCGATCGTGGTCAGCATGGCGACGAGCGCCAACATGAATCCGGCGCGGCTGCTCATGCCGCTGGCCTTTGCCAGCAGCATGGGCGGCATGCTGACCCTGATCGGCACACCGCCTAACCTGGTCATTCAGGATGCGCTGATTGCTGCCGGATTCGAGCGGCTGTCCTTCTTCTCCTTCACTCCGGTTGGACTGATCGTCCTGGCTGCGGGCATCATCTTGCTCAGCCTGCTGACACGGCTGCTGGGCACGAAGAGGGATGAGCACGACGAAGCCGGTCATGGCAACCGTTCGCTCAAGGAGCTGGCTGGCGAATATCAGATCTCGCAGAACCTGTTCCGCGTTCGCGTCAAGGAGCGCTCCTCGCTCAATGGGCATAAGCTGGCTGAGCTGGATATACCGGAGCGATTCAATATTAGTATTATTGAGGTTCGGCGCAAAACCTCGCATAAAAATCCGTTCTTCAAGACGCTTAGCCAGCAATTCGCTGGCCCGGACACTCTCATTGCCGAGGGCGACATCCTCTATGTGCTTGGCGACTTCGCGCAGGTGAAGCATTTTGCCTGCAAGAGCGGATTGCAACTGATGGACGCCACCACACGGGAGCAGGACACGTCTAGCGCAGGCAGCAATACACTGAGCTTTCAGGAGATTGGTATTGCCGAGGTGCTGCTGACGCCGACCTCCATCCTGCTGAACAAGTATATTAAGGATTCCGGCTTCCGCGAGAGATATAATGTCAATATATTGGGCATCAAGCGCAAGGGCGAATACAAGCTGAGGCAGCTCAAGGATGAACGGATACGGATCGGAGACGCGCTGCTTGTACAAGGCACCTGGAGCAACATCGCGCGGCTGGAGAGAGAACAGAGCGATCTCGTCGTCGTCGGGCAACCGCTGCAGGAAGCCGCCAAGGTGACGCTTGACCACAAGGCCCCGATTGCCGCAGGCATCATGCTGCTGATGGTTGCCCTGATGGTGCTTGACCTGTTCCCTGCCGTCGTCTCGGTCATGCTCGCCGCAGTGCTCATGATCATCACAGGCTGTCTGCGCAATATGGAGCAAGCGTACAAGACGATCAATTGGGAGAGCATCGTGCTGATTGCCGGGATGATCCCGATGTCGGCAGCGCTGGAGAAGACGGGGGCAGCTTCGCTGCTGTCGGGCGGGTTAGTCGGCGGACTCGGCAGCCTCGGCCCGCTGGCACTGCTGGCCGGAGTGTACTTCACCACCTCGCTCATGACCATGTTCATCAGCAACACCGCAACCGCCGTCCTGCTCGCGCCGATCGCACTGGCTGCCGCTGCTGACATCGGCGCCAGCCCTTATCCGTTCCTGTTCGCCGTGACGATCGGAGCGAGTCTCTGCTTCGCCTCGCCGTTCTCGACGCCGCCCAATGCGCTCGTCATGGCCGCGGGCAAATATACCTTTATGGACTATATAAAGGTCGGGCTGCCGCTGCAAATCATCATCGGAGTGCTGATGATCATGGTGCTCCCGCTGCTGTTCCCGTTCTAGCTCGTCGGCTCCAGGCTGCAAGCCGCTACGCGAACGACAGACAGAGCTTCTACCTTAGCAGCAGCTTGCAGGAGCAGATTTGAGATGAGCGCAGGCATTGTAGTATGATGGACAAGAACCAACGATAGGGCAACCATTGCGATCTCATCCTGATAGTTCGAGGAGGCAAAGCACGATGCAAGAGAAGAGCAAATACAGTCTGAACAGCACAGCGGTCGCAGAGGCGACCAAGCAATGGCTGGCCAAGCGCGGCGTTACGAATGAAGCCATTGCAGAGCTGGTCTACTTTTTGCAAAAGGATTATTTCCCGCAGCTCACCGTGGAGGAATGCGTCGTCCATGTAGAGGCCGTACTCACCAAGCGCGAGGTGCAAAATGCGGTTCTGACCGGCATTCAGCTTGATATGCTCGCAGAGGAAGGCAAGCTGCTGCCGCCGCTGCAGGAGATGATTCAGCACGACGAGGGACTATATGGCTGCGATGAGATTTTGGCGTTGTCCATCGTCAATGTATATGGCAGCATCGGCTTTACTAACTTTGGCTATGTAGACAAGCTCAAGCCAGGCATTCTGGTGAAGCTCAATAGCAAGACCGACGGAGAGATTCATACCTTCCTGGACGACATCGTCGGTGCGATCGCAGCATCCGCTGCCAGTCGCATCGCCCACCGCAAGCAGGCGGAACGGGAAGGCAGCACCGATGTCCCCTTGGACTAGGGTGTGTCTTCAACACCGACGGAAGCAAATCATAGCATACAGCAGCGCCCGGAGACGTGCTCCGGGCGCTGCTGTTGTATGGCTG contains:
- a CDS encoding SLC13 family permease, giving the protein MAITLLILAGSAVFFMSGRVRSDLVAICALLLLLLSGILEPAEALSGFSNSVVIMMIGLFIVGGGIFQTGLAKMISSRLLKLAGNSELKMFLVVMLATAFIGAFVSNTGTVALMLPIVVSMATSANMNPARLLMPLAFASSMGGMLTLIGTPPNLVIQDALIAAGFERLSFFSFTPVGLIVLAAGIILLSLLTRLLGTKRDEHDEAGHGNRSLKELAGEYQISQNLFRVRVKERSSLNGHKLAELDIPERFNISIIEVRRKTSHKNPFFKTLSQQFAGPDTLIAEGDILYVLGDFAQVKHFACKSGLQLMDATTREQDTSSAGSNTLSFQEIGIAEVLLTPTSILLNKYIKDSGFRERYNVNILGIKRKGEYKLRQLKDERIRIGDALLVQGTWSNIARLEREQSDLVVVGQPLQEAAKVTLDHKAPIAAGIMLLMVALMVLDLFPAVVSVMLAAVLMIITGCLRNMEQAYKTINWESIVLIAGMIPMSAALEKTGAASLLSGGLVGGLGSLGPLALLAGVYFTTSLMTMFISNTATAVLLAPIALAAAADIGASPYPFLFAVTIGASLCFASPFSTPPNALVMAAGKYTFMDYIKVGLPLQIIIGVLMIMVLPLLFPF
- a CDS encoding phosphatidylglycerophosphatase A family protein, whose product is MQEKSKYSLNSTAVAEATKQWLAKRGVTNEAIAELVYFLQKDYFPQLTVEECVVHVEAVLTKREVQNAVLTGIQLDMLAEEGKLLPPLQEMIQHDEGLYGCDEILALSIVNVYGSIGFTNFGYVDKLKPGILVKLNSKTDGEIHTFLDDIVGAIAASAASRIAHRKQAEREGSTDVPLD